A stretch of the Crocinitomicaceae bacterium genome encodes the following:
- a CDS encoding DUF1761 domain-containing protein — protein MDYSSINWLAVITATLASFALGALWYSPVLFSKIWQREVGLKDEDIKSANMAKIFGTCLVLTAFMAVGMAFLIQGHQAKEISVLSGVMHGVFIGICFVASSIGINYLYQRKSFILWFIDAGYQMSFLALMGFILAAWR, from the coding sequence ATGGACTATTCAAGCATTAACTGGCTTGCAGTGATCACTGCAACGCTGGCAAGTTTTGCATTAGGGGCATTGTGGTATAGCCCTGTGCTTTTTTCTAAAATATGGCAACGTGAAGTTGGGCTCAAAGATGAAGACATTAAATCAGCCAACATGGCAAAAATATTTGGAACCTGTTTGGTTTTAACCGCGTTCATGGCTGTGGGAATGGCTTTTTTAATTCAAGGACATCAGGCAAAAGAAATTTCGGTTTTATCCGGCGTTATGCATGGAGTGTTTATTGGAATTTGTTTTGTTGCAAGTTCAATCGGTATCAACTATCTCTACCAGAGAAAATCTTTTATTCTTTGGTTTATTGATGCAGGATACCAAATGAGTTTTCTTGCATTGATGGGTTTCATTCTTGCAGCTTGGAGATAA
- a CDS encoding DUF4301 family protein, which yields MEQRIEFQKNRLVNGNPVLHLESSCRLGNGIQELDDDHIKTYVHEFDHRDATINIAHFIPASGSGSRMFESLFQFIIQPRPNEETLEFVEHFINCAVDFAFYNKLPQRFKDELNNGTLDIQEFIKLLLSENGFNFGNLPKGLIPFHRYGNFIVNPFQEHILQGVSISGDRTHFHFTINNKFETKIHNSVKILKDITGIDFNHSFSEQHPVTDAIAFNENLDPLRDERGDYITRPAGHGALLQNLNEVNADIVFIRNIDNIQHQSKATKSILTRKAMAGILLQIKKLIHDVLLQIEEKKSDEIHETLNLLNEKFQLEIPKEKFSDAAFIYKFLHRPIRICGMVKNEGQPGGGPFWVMNQDGIRTRQIVEKSQISNDPSQLSLIVKSTHFNPVEIVCSFVDYKGQIFNLTEFKNSDLYFIVRKTHNGVPIQYAEEPGLWNGGMENWLTLFYEIDSACFSPVKTVLDLLKPLHQEK from the coding sequence TTGGAACAGCGTATTGAATTTCAGAAAAACAGATTGGTAAATGGGAATCCGGTTCTTCATCTGGAGTCGTCATGCCGTTTAGGAAATGGCATTCAGGAATTAGACGATGACCACATTAAAACGTACGTGCATGAATTTGATCATCGTGATGCAACTATAAATATTGCTCATTTTATTCCGGCCAGCGGTTCAGGTTCACGCATGTTTGAATCTCTTTTTCAATTTATCATTCAACCGCGGCCTAATGAAGAAACGTTAGAATTTGTTGAGCACTTTATCAACTGTGCAGTGGATTTTGCTTTCTACAACAAATTACCTCAGCGCTTCAAAGATGAATTAAATAACGGAACGCTAGATATCCAAGAATTCATTAAACTTCTATTATCTGAAAACGGATTTAATTTTGGAAACTTACCCAAAGGTCTTATTCCTTTTCACCGCTACGGAAATTTTATTGTTAACCCTTTTCAAGAGCATATTTTACAAGGCGTATCTATTTCAGGTGATCGTACACATTTTCATTTTACCATCAACAACAAATTTGAAACAAAGATTCACAATTCAGTAAAAATTCTGAAAGATATTACCGGGATTGATTTCAACCATAGTTTTTCAGAGCAGCATCCGGTAACAGATGCAATAGCATTTAATGAGAATTTAGATCCGTTGCGTGATGAACGCGGTGATTACATCACTCGTCCCGCAGGACATGGCGCCTTGTTGCAAAATTTGAATGAGGTAAATGCTGACATAGTTTTTATCAGAAATATTGACAATATCCAGCATCAGTCAAAGGCAACAAAATCAATTCTTACACGCAAAGCCATGGCTGGTATCCTGTTGCAGATAAAAAAACTGATTCATGATGTTCTTCTACAAATTGAAGAAAAGAAATCAGATGAAATACATGAGACCTTAAACTTGTTGAATGAAAAATTTCAGTTAGAAATTCCGAAGGAAAAGTTCAGTGATGCAGCCTTTATTTACAAATTTCTTCATCGTCCAATCAGAATTTGTGGCATGGTAAAAAACGAAGGACAACCCGGCGGTGGACCATTCTGGGTAATGAATCAAGATGGAATCAGAACAAGACAAATTGTAGAGAAATCTCAAATTTCAAATGATCCCTCACAGCTTTCTCTGATTGTAAAATCTACGCACTTTAATCCGGTTGAAATTGTTTGTTCTTTTGTTGATTACAAAGGACAAATTTTCAATTTAACAGAGTTCAAAAATTCTGATTTGTATTTTATAGTGCGTAAAACCCACAATGGTGTACCAATCCAATATGCTGAAGAACCCGGCTTGTGGAATGGTGGAATGGAAAATTGGCTAACTCTTTTTTATGAAATTGATTCTGCTTGTTTTTCTCCGGTAAAAACTGTACTTGATTTACTTAAGCCGCTTCACCAAGAAAAATAA
- a CDS encoding class I SAM-dependent methyltransferase, protein MIRIKSYYTYWKHRVDAHGIHSPFVFDFYNTVLAEADKIYDTPIRRVYHQLRRDHRKIQVTDFGAGTKHTHSNLRKISSIAHNASVSRRYGKLMTRLAERYNLNYAVELGTSLGLGSMYIAQASCMKKLITIEGDPALHAIASENFKMLNLQKIDQRCGRFEDHLYDVVKQMPQIDLVYIDGNHTYEATMNYFNFFLNHVHDSSFMIFDDIRWSDEMEKAWNEISASTKINVSMDLLRMGVVCKRPGQAKQHFILKY, encoded by the coding sequence TTGATCAGAATTAAATCATATTATACATATTGGAAACACAGAGTTGATGCTCATGGTATTCATTCTCCGTTTGTTTTTGATTTTTACAACACCGTGTTGGCAGAGGCTGACAAAATCTATGACACCCCAATCAGACGAGTATATCATCAATTGCGAAGAGACCACCGCAAAATTCAGGTTACTGATTTTGGTGCGGGTACCAAACATACTCATTCAAATCTGAGAAAGATATCTTCTATTGCACACAATGCATCTGTTTCTCGCAGATATGGAAAATTAATGACCAGACTGGCTGAACGATACAATTTGAATTATGCTGTAGAGCTTGGAACATCACTTGGATTGGGTTCAATGTATATTGCTCAGGCAAGTTGTATGAAAAAATTAATTACTATTGAAGGTGATCCGGCGCTGCATGCCATTGCAAGTGAAAATTTCAAAATGCTTAATCTTCAAAAAATTGATCAGCGCTGCGGTAGATTTGAAGATCATCTGTACGATGTAGTGAAGCAAATGCCACAAATAGACTTAGTGTATATTGATGGTAACCACACCTATGAAGCTACTATGAATTATTTTAATTTTTTTCTGAACCATGTGCATGATTCTTCGTTTATGATATTTGATGACATTCGTTGGAGTGATGAGATGGAAAAAGCATGGAATGAAATTAGCGCCTCAACTAAAATAAATGTGAGCATGGATTTACTTAGAATGGGTGTAGTATGCAAACGCCCCGGGCAGGCTAAACAACATTTCATACTCAAGTACTAA
- a CDS encoding cob(I)yrinic acid a,c-diamide adenosyltransferase — MKIYTKKGDQGKTGLIGGTRISKHDVRIEAYGTVDELNSYVGLLRDKSFTEKSKEELIFIQDRLFTMGSWLAADPDKKVMTLPELHEADVTVLEESIDRMESELEPMKSFVLPGGHETVSFCHITRTVCRRAERRVCQLDEITPQNPLIIMFLNRLSDFLFVYSRWATLKLQANEIPWKPKN, encoded by the coding sequence ATGAAGATTTATACAAAAAAAGGTGATCAGGGAAAAACAGGGCTAATTGGCGGAACAAGAATTTCAAAACACGATGTGCGCATAGAAGCCTATGGCACGGTTGATGAGCTGAATTCTTACGTAGGTTTATTGCGTGACAAATCATTTACTGAAAAATCCAAAGAAGAATTGATTTTTATTCAAGACAGACTTTTTACCATGGGTTCATGGCTTGCAGCTGACCCTGACAAAAAAGTGATGACATTGCCTGAATTGCATGAGGCTGATGTGACTGTGCTTGAAGAATCAATTGACCGTATGGAATCAGAACTTGAACCCATGAAATCATTTGTATTACCCGGCGGACATGAAACGGTTTCATTTTGTCACATTACCCGCACCGTGTGCAGACGAGCTGAGAGAAGAGTGTGTCAATTGGATGAAATTACACCGCAAAATCCTCTTATCATCATGTTCTTAAACCGTTTAAGCGATTTTCTCTTCGTCTATTCAAGATGGGCAACATTAAAACTTCAGGCAAATGAAATTCCTTGGAAACCTAAGAATTAA
- a CDS encoding DUF2795 domain-containing protein, translated as MYWTLELASYLEDAPWPAAKDELIDFAIRTGAPLEVVENLQEIEDEGDIYESIEEIWPDYPTKDDFFFNEDEY; from the coding sequence ATGTATTGGACACTTGAATTAGCATCGTATCTTGAAGATGCGCCTTGGCCTGCGGCTAAAGATGAATTGATTGATTTCGCAATTCGTACCGGTGCACCTTTGGAAGTTGTAGAGAATCTCCAGGAAATTGAGGACGAAGGCGATATATATGAAAGTATCGAAGAAATCTGGCCTGATTATCCCACTAAAGACGACTTCTTCTTCAATGAAGATGAGTACTAG
- the secA gene encoding preprotein translocase subunit SecA encodes MFGILKKLVGSKEKKDAKIYQPYVDKIKAVENSITRLSHDELRAKTQQFKEKIKSRTVDLDNEILNLEKKIKDNPTMDFQEKDEVYNRIDKIKKEIDQTIEKVLEEILPEAFAVVKETARRFTANEFIEVTAQEFDRTLSTQRAFIQIDGDKARWSTSWDAYGTAVKWNMVHYDVQLYGGAVLHKGNIAEMQTGEGKTLVATLPVYLNALAGKGVHVVTVNDYLAKRDSEWMGPLYQFHGLTVDCIDRHQPNSTARRNAYRADITFGTNNEFGFDYLRDNMASDPNQIVQLKHHYAIVDEVDSVLIDDARTPLIISGPTSNGDKHEFMELKPKVEKLVEAQRKLINNYLIEAKNKLKGLEAGETKKEELEEGSMALLRSFRGLPKNKALIKFLSEPGIKAQLQKTENYYLQDREREMPKIDKELYFVINEKHNSIELTEKGIDLLAHGEDGNYYVLPDLGLSMAELEKQNLPKTDLLAKKEQLIDEYTIKSERIHTINQLLKAYTLFEKEVEYVIMNGKVMIVDEQTGRIMEGRRYSDGLHQAIEAKENVKVEAATQTYATITLQNFFRMYHKSAGMTGTAETEAQELWDIYKLDVVVIPPNRPVQRKDEHDLVYRTQREKYNAIIDEIDKLVKAGRPVLVGTTTVEISELLSRMLTLRKVQHNVLNAKYHKKEAEIVAEAGLAGKVTIATNMAGRGTDIKLSPEVIQAGGLAIIGTERHDSRRVDRQLRGRAGRQGDPGSSQFFVSLEDPLMRRFGSDRIAKIMDRMGYKEGEVIQHGMITKSIERAQKKVEENAFGTRKRLLEYDDVMNSQRNAIYRKRRNALYGDRLDLDVQNMFYDVAEEIVNEHFPRKDFDSFELDVIKYLSIETPITREDFANTNPGQLIDLLFDNAMSAYEKKSEKLAVTAKPVIEQVFATQSDKYKTIAFPITDGHRGINTIISLEEGVKTQGRLLPKTVEKLINLSYIDNEWKEHLRQMDDLRTSVQHAQIEQKDPLVIYKKESYDLFKTMLEKMSKEVVSFLTRANLPPQNQQQAPKQQQMQEVGHAFDKAKVNQATDSTEQVNQARQQSGQPVIKRQPIIVQPKAGRNDKVEIKNLQTGETRQMKYKQAETLVKSGQWIVTQTIEG; translated from the coding sequence ATGTTTGGAATTCTTAAAAAACTGGTTGGAAGCAAAGAAAAAAAAGACGCAAAAATTTACCAACCTTACGTTGACAAAATCAAAGCCGTTGAAAATTCAATTACAAGGTTGTCTCATGATGAGCTCAGAGCAAAAACCCAACAGTTTAAAGAAAAAATAAAATCACGTACGGTTGATCTTGATAATGAAATACTAAATCTTGAAAAGAAAATCAAAGATAATCCAACAATGGATTTTCAAGAAAAAGATGAAGTCTATAATCGCATTGACAAAATAAAAAAGGAAATTGACCAAACCATTGAAAAGGTTCTTGAAGAAATTTTACCTGAAGCCTTTGCCGTTGTCAAAGAAACAGCCAGAAGATTTACTGCCAATGAATTTATTGAAGTAACAGCGCAAGAATTTGATCGTACCTTATCAACACAGCGTGCATTCATTCAAATTGATGGTGACAAAGCCCGCTGGAGCACTTCATGGGATGCATACGGCACCGCAGTGAAATGGAATATGGTACACTACGATGTACAGTTGTATGGTGGAGCTGTGTTACACAAAGGAAATATTGCCGAGATGCAAACAGGTGAAGGTAAAACACTCGTTGCAACTTTGCCGGTTTATCTCAATGCACTTGCAGGTAAAGGAGTGCATGTTGTTACCGTGAATGATTATCTGGCTAAACGTGACTCTGAATGGATGGGGCCACTGTATCAGTTTCATGGATTAACAGTTGATTGTATTGATCGGCATCAGCCAAATTCTACTGCCCGCCGGAATGCATATCGCGCAGATATAACTTTTGGAACCAACAATGAATTTGGTTTTGATTATCTGCGTGACAACATGGCTTCTGATCCTAACCAAATTGTACAACTCAAACATCACTACGCCATTGTTGATGAGGTGGATTCAGTATTGATTGATGATGCGCGAACACCCTTGATCATCTCTGGCCCTACGTCAAATGGTGATAAACATGAATTCATGGAGCTCAAACCAAAAGTTGAAAAATTGGTTGAAGCACAACGAAAACTCATCAATAATTATCTCATTGAAGCAAAAAATAAATTGAAGGGTCTTGAAGCCGGTGAAACTAAAAAAGAAGAGTTAGAAGAAGGTAGCATGGCATTGCTCAGATCATTCCGTGGTTTGCCAAAAAATAAAGCACTCATTAAATTTTTAAGTGAGCCGGGTATTAAAGCACAATTGCAAAAAACTGAAAATTATTATTTGCAGGATCGTGAACGTGAAATGCCTAAAATTGATAAAGAACTCTACTTTGTTATCAATGAAAAACACAATTCCATTGAGTTGACTGAAAAGGGAATTGATTTGCTTGCTCATGGTGAAGATGGAAATTATTATGTATTGCCTGATTTAGGTTTGTCCATGGCTGAACTTGAAAAACAAAATTTACCAAAGACAGATTTATTAGCAAAAAAAGAACAGCTCATTGATGAATACACCATCAAGTCTGAACGCATTCATACCATCAATCAATTATTGAAAGCATATACGCTTTTTGAAAAAGAGGTTGAATACGTGATCATGAATGGCAAGGTGATGATTGTAGATGAACAGACCGGTCGTATCATGGAAGGTCGCCGCTATTCTGATGGTTTGCACCAGGCAATTGAAGCAAAAGAAAATGTGAAAGTTGAAGCTGCAACACAAACTTATGCAACTATCACACTGCAGAATTTTTTCAGAATGTATCACAAGTCGGCAGGTATGACCGGAACTGCAGAAACTGAAGCACAAGAATTGTGGGATATTTATAAATTAGATGTGGTGGTAATTCCACCAAACAGACCTGTTCAAAGAAAAGATGAGCACGATCTCGTATATCGTACACAACGAGAAAAATACAATGCCATCATTGATGAAATTGACAAATTAGTGAAGGCAGGTAGACCTGTGTTGGTAGGTACAACAACGGTTGAAATTTCTGAATTGCTGAGTCGGATGCTCACCTTGCGCAAAGTACAACACAATGTCCTCAACGCAAAATATCACAAAAAAGAAGCAGAGATTGTTGCTGAAGCAGGTCTTGCCGGTAAAGTTACCATTGCCACTAACATGGCAGGTCGTGGTACTGATATCAAGTTGAGTCCTGAAGTAATTCAAGCAGGCGGTTTGGCAATTATCGGAACAGAAAGACATGATTCACGTCGTGTTGACAGACAGTTGAGAGGTCGTGCAGGACGTCAGGGAGATCCTGGTTCATCTCAGTTTTTTGTTTCACTTGAAGATCCTTTGATGCGTCGTTTTGGTTCAGACAGAATTGCAAAAATCATGGATCGCATGGGGTATAAAGAAGGTGAAGTGATTCAGCACGGCATGATTACAAAATCTATAGAACGTGCACAGAAAAAAGTGGAAGAAAATGCTTTTGGTACTCGTAAACGTCTCCTTGAATATGATGATGTGATGAATTCACAGCGTAATGCTATTTACCGCAAACGCCGGAATGCATTGTACGGTGATCGTTTGGATCTGGATGTACAAAACATGTTTTATGATGTGGCTGAAGAAATTGTCAACGAACATTTTCCACGTAAAGATTTTGACTCATTTGAATTGGATGTTATTAAATATCTTTCTATTGAAACACCAATAACGCGTGAAGATTTTGCAAATACAAATCCCGGTCAGTTGATTGATTTGTTATTTGACAACGCCATGTCAGCGTATGAGAAAAAATCAGAAAAATTAGCCGTTACTGCTAAGCCTGTCATAGAGCAAGTGTTCGCAACACAAAGTGATAAATACAAAACAATTGCTTTTCCAATCACTGATGGCCACAGAGGCATCAACACGATCATATCATTAGAAGAAGGGGTAAAAACACAAGGTCGTTTATTGCCAAAAACGGTAGAAAAACTGATCAATCTTTCATACATTGATAATGAATGGAAAGAGCACTTGAGACAAATGGATGACTTGCGTACTTCAGTTCAGCACGCACAAATTGAACAAAAAGATCCTTTAGTGATTTACAAAAAAGAATCGTATGATTTGTTCAAGACAATGCTTGAAAAAATGAGTAAAGAGGTTGTTTCATTTTTGACACGTGCTAATCTTCCTCCACAAAATCAACAACAGGCGCCAAAACAACAACAAATGCAAGAGGTGGGTCATGCCTTTGACAAAGCAAAAGTGAATCAGGCAACAGATTCAACTGAGCAGGTTAATCAGGCAAGACAACAAAGTGGACAACCGGTAATTAAACGCCAGCCAATTATTGTACAACCTAAGGCAGGGCGGAATGATAAAGTAGAAATAAAAAATCTACAAACCGGAGAAACTCGCCAAATGAAATACAAGCAAGCTGAAACTTTGGTGAAATCCGGTCAATGGATTGTCACCCAAACTATCGAAGGATAA
- a CDS encoding T9SS type A sorting domain-containing protein codes for MKKIFMLLALISAIEVSAQIPGCQEKNLTHLTTKTLFKSGNEALRSDTINVLAYDIYMDFTLAGSGTLSGFCEVKFSPLQSVSSLNLDLLQMTVDSVVVHGSQIAYSYNDTLLVSHFGSVINAGQTDSLTVYYHGAPQMDPSGWGGFYMTGGYYYNLGVGFQSDPHNYGRVWHPCFDNFVERAGYRFSILSNNNNTAYCNGTRQSVTNVGTDSLLTVWQLDDEIPSYLASVAVASYTHVSQMYYSNLQSMNIPVWLAAKPADTTNLKNSFIHLHDALSAFENYYGPYVWERVGYVLVPFNSGAMEHATNIAYPLATANGNTTYETLMAHELSHHWWGNLVTCKTAEEMWINEGMARYAEHLFTEALYGYDEYMEAMRANHYDVLHKAHINDSGYYALNAVPIKFTYGDHSYNKGADVMHTLRSYMGDTAFFNALQSIQSNFAGQNISSEEFMNHINSVSSVNVTDFFNAWIFQPGFANFSITHLNILPSGSDFLVKVVVAQKLKGGAAYHENVPLQLTFMDENWNVNTQEIILPGHYAEFSFTLPFSPVFAGVNLNEKINDATTAITETITAEGTYQFNYANTRLVVSNLTDSAFLRIEHCWVYPDMMNVPDNIQISRERYWNIHGVDLENIEGNLRFEFNGKTIISGNFDNHLLVDLGDQPFIEDSLVLLYRPTAQSSWQVHDDYTLQFTGSHTDKFGYITAETFAPGQYAFGYRTHSVGIQNTQKNDRLYSVYPNPANDSMIIDLSNWDSKQVQLTVFGIEGKLAMQQAIQAGQKNLIDISNLNAGTYIITISDYSGMVIGSMRVVVE; via the coding sequence ATGAAAAAAATTTTCATGTTGTTGGCATTGATTTCTGCAATAGAAGTCAGTGCGCAAATTCCGGGCTGTCAGGAAAAAAATCTGACTCATCTCACCACGAAAACATTATTCAAATCAGGCAATGAAGCTTTGCGCAGTGATACCATCAATGTACTTGCGTACGATATCTACATGGATTTTACGTTGGCAGGTTCAGGTACCTTGAGTGGTTTTTGTGAGGTGAAATTCTCCCCACTGCAGAGTGTTTCATCTCTGAATCTTGACCTCTTACAAATGACAGTTGATTCTGTTGTAGTGCATGGTTCACAAATTGCGTATTCGTATAATGACACGTTATTGGTTTCACATTTTGGATCAGTTATCAATGCCGGACAAACGGATAGTCTCACGGTTTATTATCACGGTGCACCGCAAATGGATCCATCCGGCTGGGGTGGCTTTTACATGACTGGCGGATATTATTATAATCTGGGCGTCGGCTTTCAATCTGATCCGCACAATTATGGAAGAGTATGGCATCCATGTTTTGATAATTTTGTTGAGCGTGCTGGGTATCGGTTCTCTATTTTAAGTAACAATAATAACACGGCATATTGCAATGGTACAAGACAATCTGTAACCAATGTGGGTACTGATAGCTTATTGACGGTTTGGCAATTGGATGATGAAATTCCATCCTATCTTGCGTCTGTTGCGGTGGCTTCTTATACGCACGTGAGTCAGATGTATTACTCTAATTTGCAAAGCATGAATATTCCGGTTTGGCTCGCTGCAAAACCTGCTGATACAACTAATCTAAAAAATTCATTCATTCATTTGCATGATGCACTTTCTGCATTTGAAAATTATTATGGCCCTTACGTTTGGGAAAGAGTGGGCTATGTATTAGTACCATTTAACTCTGGCGCTATGGAGCATGCAACCAATATTGCGTATCCGCTTGCAACGGCTAATGGCAACACCACTTATGAAACACTTATGGCACATGAATTATCTCATCACTGGTGGGGTAATTTGGTAACTTGTAAAACAGCAGAAGAGATGTGGATTAATGAAGGAATGGCAAGATATGCTGAGCACCTTTTTACTGAAGCGCTTTATGGATATGACGAATATATGGAAGCAATGCGCGCAAATCATTATGATGTGTTGCACAAAGCGCACATTAATGATAGTGGATATTACGCGTTGAATGCTGTGCCAATAAAATTTACTTACGGTGATCACAGTTACAATAAGGGCGCTGATGTTATGCACACGCTGAGATCATACATGGGTGACACTGCTTTTTTCAATGCGCTGCAATCTATTCAATCCAATTTTGCCGGACAAAATATATCAAGTGAAGAATTTATGAATCATATCAATTCCGTCTCTTCAGTGAATGTGACAGATTTTTTTAATGCCTGGATTTTTCAACCTGGATTTGCCAACTTTAGCATCACGCATTTGAACATACTTCCATCAGGATCTGATTTTCTTGTAAAAGTAGTTGTTGCACAGAAATTAAAAGGTGGTGCTGCTTATCATGAAAATGTGCCATTGCAACTTACATTTATGGATGAAAATTGGAATGTGAATACGCAAGAAATTATTTTACCCGGACATTATGCTGAGTTTTCTTTTACCTTACCTTTCAGTCCGGTGTTTGCCGGTGTAAATCTCAATGAAAAAATAAATGATGCAACAACTGCCATTACTGAAACAATTACAGCTGAAGGTACTTACCAATTTAATTACGCCAATACAAGATTAGTTGTGAGTAATCTTACTGACTCAGCTTTTCTGAGAATTGAACATTGCTGGGTGTATCCTGATATGATGAATGTGCCTGATAACATTCAGATTTCAAGAGAACGATATTGGAATATTCACGGTGTTGATCTTGAAAATATTGAAGGCAATTTGCGTTTTGAGTTTAATGGAAAAACTATCATCAGTGGTAATTTTGATAATCATTTGCTGGTTGATTTGGGTGATCAGCCTTTCATTGAAGACAGTCTAGTGTTGTTGTATCGTCCTACAGCGCAATCATCGTGGCAGGTACATGATGATTATACCTTGCAATTTACCGGATCTCACACGGATAAATTTGGTTATATCACGGCAGAGACATTTGCTCCCGGACAATATGCATTTGGATATCGCACACACTCTGTAGGTATTCAGAACACCCAAAAAAATGATCGGCTATATTCTGTTTATCCTAACCCGGCTAATGATAGTATGATCATTGATTTGTCAAACTGGGATTCAAAACAGGTACAATTAACTGTTTTTGGTATTGAAGGAAAATTGGCAATGCAACAAGCTATTCAAGCTGGACAAAAAAATCTCATTGATATTTCAAACCTGAATGCAGGGACTTACATTATCACTATTTCAGATTATTCAGGAATGGTTATTGGATCAATGAGAGTAGTTGTTGAGTAG